The Blastomonas fulva genome contains a region encoding:
- a CDS encoding GumC family protein, with protein MVKYWQVFLGHRILVASIIGAALLISIVVTLLATPQYTASSRIEISRKDENVTNVEGLRPEEVGQDLEFYQTQYSLLEARTLAERVSRQLGLANDVDFLERFGIDRDGVTAAGDAAAKGPRSSQRERVAQATIDVLLSRVKIDPVRGSRLVDIRFTSPDPVFSAKVSNAWVNQFIQGNLDRRFASTADARNFLEARLRELRMKLEDSERDLVTYASNKRIVTLSSQQTDDGRTETGQTLVTADLQALNEALAAATADRIAAESAVKRAAAVSKDSLASPVINALRQKRAEVSADYARLTTQFESGYPQVQALASQLQNLDASIAREEGRIAGGANAAFRQAVQRESELRARVDKLTQEYIGQRRDSIQYNIFQREVDTNRQLYDGLLQRYKEIGVVGVGSNNISIVDPAKIPDRPSSPSLLFNMFVALIAGIGVAVISVVIKVQADQTIKDAATATRLLGLPVLGSIPRMDNEDIIASLRDRKSVASEAYLSVRTNLSFLTDHGIPKSMMLTSSRPNEGKSTSAFAIAETLARTGARVLLIDGDLRNPSQHGFVDLPNNAGLSNFLSGQDDVEKLIVDVPENSLKMMTAGPKPPNAAELFSNDRFRILIERTTEMFDYVLVDSAPVLGLSDAPLLASVVEGVMFTIESGGAGIRGVQNSIERLRLTDAHIFGVILTKLDKASSPYGYGYGYGYGYGSKDGDEDALLDRRD; from the coding sequence TTGGTCAAGTACTGGCAAGTTTTCCTCGGCCACCGGATACTGGTAGCGAGCATCATCGGTGCCGCGCTGCTCATCTCGATCGTGGTGACGCTGCTGGCGACGCCGCAATATACGGCTTCGTCGCGCATCGAGATCAGCCGCAAGGACGAGAATGTCACCAATGTCGAAGGTCTGCGGCCTGAAGAGGTCGGTCAGGATCTCGAATTCTATCAGACCCAGTATTCGCTGCTGGAAGCACGGACCCTGGCAGAGCGTGTGTCGCGCCAGCTGGGTCTTGCCAATGACGTCGACTTCCTCGAGCGCTTCGGCATCGATCGCGACGGCGTGACCGCGGCCGGCGACGCGGCGGCGAAGGGTCCGCGGTCGAGCCAGCGCGAGCGCGTTGCCCAGGCAACCATCGATGTGCTGCTCAGCCGCGTGAAGATCGATCCGGTGCGCGGATCGCGCCTTGTCGATATCCGCTTTACCAGCCCCGATCCGGTATTTTCGGCAAAGGTTTCCAATGCTTGGGTCAACCAGTTCATCCAGGGGAATCTCGATCGGCGATTTGCCTCGACGGCGGACGCTCGGAATTTCCTCGAGGCTCGGCTGCGCGAACTGCGAATGAAGCTCGAGGATTCGGAGCGAGACCTTGTCACTTATGCTTCGAACAAGCGCATCGTGACGCTCAGCTCGCAGCAGACAGACGATGGCCGCACCGAAACCGGCCAGACTCTCGTCACGGCGGACCTTCAGGCGCTGAATGAAGCGCTCGCGGCGGCTACGGCCGATCGCATCGCTGCCGAGAGCGCGGTCAAACGCGCGGCTGCGGTGAGCAAGGATTCGCTGGCCAGTCCTGTGATCAATGCGCTGCGTCAGAAGCGTGCCGAAGTGTCCGCGGACTACGCCCGCCTAACCACTCAGTTCGAATCGGGCTATCCCCAGGTTCAGGCGCTGGCATCTCAGCTGCAGAATCTTGATGCCAGCATTGCGCGCGAGGAAGGTCGCATCGCCGGTGGTGCCAATGCCGCATTCCGTCAGGCCGTACAGCGCGAGAGCGAACTGCGCGCACGGGTCGACAAGCTGACCCAGGAATATATCGGTCAGCGCCGCGACTCCATCCAGTACAACATCTTCCAGCGCGAGGTGGATACCAACCGTCAACTGTATGACGGCCTGCTGCAGCGCTACAAGGAAATCGGCGTCGTCGGCGTCGGCAGCAACAACATCTCCATCGTCGATCCTGCCAAGATTCCCGATCGTCCGTCCAGCCCGTCGCTGCTGTTCAACATGTTCGTAGCGCTGATCGCCGGCATTGGTGTTGCCGTCATCTCGGTGGTCATCAAGGTGCAGGCAGACCAGACGATCAAGGATGCGGCGACCGCAACCCGCTTGCTCGGTCTGCCGGTGCTCGGCTCCATCCCGCGCATGGACAATGAAGACATTATCGCTTCGCTGCGCGATCGCAAGTCCGTGGCATCCGAGGCGTATCTGTCGGTCAGGACGAATCTGTCCTTCCTGACCGATCACGGCATTCCAAAGTCGATGATGCTGACCAGTTCGCGTCCGAACGAGGGCAAGTCGACTTCGGCGTTTGCCATCGCCGAAACGCTGGCCCGGACGGGCGCCAGGGTTCTGCTGATCGACGGGGACTTAAGAAACCCGTCCCAGCATGGGTTCGTCGACCTGCCCAACAACGCGGGGTTGAGCAACTTCCTGTCGGGCCAGGATGACGTCGAGAAGTTGATCGTCGACGTTCCCGAGAATAGCCTCAAGATGATGACCGCAGGGCCCAAGCCGCCCAACGCAGCCGAACTGTTCAGCAACGACCGGTTCCGGATCCTGATCGAGCGCACTACCGAGATGTTCGACTATGTGCTAGTCGACTCCGCGCCGGTGCTGGGCCTGTCGGACGCACCGCTGCTGGCCTCGGTGGTCGAGGGTGTGATGTTCACCATCGAAAGCGGTGGCGCAGGTATCCGCGGCGTGCAGAACTCGATCGAGCGCCTACGGTTGACCGATGCGCATATCTTCGGCGTCATCCTGACCAAGCTCGACAAGGCCAGCTCGCCCTATGGCTATGGTTATGGCTACGGCTATGGCTATGGTTCGAAGGATGGGGACGAAGATGCACTGCTGGACCGGCGCGACTGA